The proteins below come from a single Natrinema sp. SYSU A 869 genomic window:
- a CDS encoding winged helix-turn-helix domain-containing protein, protein MSDIGVPWDGDVNETVIEEWRAETSPFDRVKEVLLATTTPQYAGAIAERARVSEPSARKHLQTLAEAGLAEREATGRGTRYKRSRETVAMGRIRELHAELTKAELVDGIRDLKEKIETYREEYGVMDPNDLALELEADDGEGWTAISRWRALEENLKIAQAALSLYDFDPDGEHGDETARSDDTDTSRGAFAGETGDLSA, encoded by the coding sequence ATGAGTGATATCGGTGTCCCATGGGACGGGGACGTAAACGAAACCGTCATCGAGGAGTGGCGGGCCGAAACGTCACCGTTCGATCGGGTCAAAGAGGTGCTGCTGGCGACGACGACGCCCCAGTATGCGGGGGCGATCGCCGAACGGGCACGCGTTAGCGAGCCCAGCGCCCGCAAGCATCTGCAGACGCTCGCCGAAGCCGGCCTCGCCGAGCGCGAGGCTACAGGTCGGGGGACGAGATACAAACGCTCGCGCGAAACGGTCGCGATGGGTCGGATCCGCGAGTTGCACGCGGAACTCACCAAGGCGGAACTCGTCGACGGCATCCGAGACCTCAAGGAGAAGATCGAGACCTACCGCGAGGAATACGGCGTAATGGACCCGAACGACCTCGCGCTCGAACTCGAGGCCGACGACGGCGAGGGGTGGACTGCGATCTCGCGCTGGCGGGCGCTCGAGGAGAACCTGAAAATCGCGCAGGCGGCGCTGTCGCTGTACGACTTCGATCCGGACGGTGAACACGGCGACGAAACGGCGCGATCGGACGATACTGACACGTCTCGAGGCGCGTTCGCCGGTGAGACGGGGGACCTCTCGGCGTAA
- a CDS encoding transcriptional regulator, with amino-acid sequence MSTPDRTPTDLETVRERLNVVTQETRFALVQDVLGHPAQLPTLKELDYVSPSKSRTTIRQHLQRLIEAGIVDELTLPTDRRRNDLPYKFYGISEEGREFLEAHDLLRAEETLQSIYERVETTDEIERYENAPRPER; translated from the coding sequence ATGAGCACGCCGGATCGGACGCCGACCGACCTCGAGACCGTTCGCGAGCGGCTGAACGTCGTCACCCAAGAGACACGGTTCGCTCTCGTTCAGGACGTTCTGGGCCATCCCGCGCAACTGCCGACGCTGAAGGAACTGGATTACGTGAGCCCCAGCAAGAGTCGGACGACGATCCGGCAGCACCTGCAGCGACTCATCGAGGCGGGTATTGTCGATGAGCTGACACTCCCGACGGATCGCCGACGGAACGATCTCCCGTACAAGTTCTACGGAATCAGCGAAGAGGGACGGGAGTTCCTCGAGGCACACGATCTCCTGCGAGCGGAAGAGACGCTGCAGTCGATTTACGAACGAGTGGAAACGACCGACGAAATCGAGCGGTACGAAAACGCACCGCGACCCGAACGCTGA
- a CDS encoding cobyric acid synthase — translation MTRTLLVAGTASHVGKSTVAAGLCRLLADRGIDVAPFKGQNMSNNARVVVQPDVDGRQRVESDDSNGDQWGEIGVSQFVQARAARITPTTDCNPVLLKPRGDGESQLVVQGEAHDHVPAGTYYEEYWERACKAAEESYRRLAADNDVIIAEGAGSIGEINLHDRDLANVETATFADADILLLVDIERGGAFASLYGTIELVPDDLRDRIVGALITKFRGDRSLLEPGIEEIESKTGVPILGVLPYDDPGLPEEDSVGLPGTEERGIVGDDDGVPADRRVRIAVPRLPRLSNATDLEALADEPGVSVVYVPVDGSDTAPLEGVDADAVVIPGTKNTVDDLLALREAGFPDALAAFDGPIVGVCGGYQLLGERITNAALEGTGEDDTVEGLGLLPVETRFEGDKRLKQTAVPVDGTASPLLSGANGPASGYEIHAGRTATLDDVNRPLGDSSAARGQILGTYLHGLFDNESVRAAFLEHVAATAGVDRPAHAESVASTEPDATGPTPYDRAARLVDEHVDLAALGEPFESN, via the coding sequence ATGACCAGAACGCTTCTCGTCGCCGGAACGGCGAGCCACGTCGGTAAGTCGACGGTCGCGGCTGGCCTCTGTCGGCTGCTCGCCGATCGCGGGATCGACGTCGCGCCATTCAAAGGCCAGAACATGAGCAACAACGCTCGCGTCGTCGTTCAGCCGGATGTGGACGGCCGGCAGCGTGTCGAGTCAGACGACAGTAACGGCGACCAGTGGGGTGAAATCGGCGTCTCCCAGTTTGTCCAGGCTCGAGCGGCCCGGATCACGCCGACCACGGACTGTAACCCGGTGTTGCTCAAACCGCGCGGCGACGGCGAGAGTCAACTGGTGGTACAGGGGGAGGCTCACGATCATGTCCCTGCCGGAACCTACTATGAGGAATACTGGGAGCGAGCGTGCAAGGCCGCCGAGGAGTCCTACCGCAGATTAGCGGCTGACAACGACGTGATTATCGCCGAGGGTGCCGGCAGCATCGGCGAGATCAACCTCCACGACCGGGACCTGGCGAACGTCGAGACCGCTACGTTTGCGGACGCCGACATTCTCCTGCTGGTCGATATCGAACGCGGCGGGGCCTTCGCCAGTCTCTACGGCACGATCGAGCTCGTCCCCGACGACCTTCGCGATCGTATCGTCGGTGCGCTCATCACCAAGTTCCGCGGTGATCGATCCCTGCTCGAGCCCGGCATCGAGGAGATCGAGTCCAAGACCGGTGTTCCGATTCTGGGTGTGTTGCCCTACGACGACCCGGGGCTCCCCGAGGAGGACAGCGTCGGCCTCCCCGGAACCGAGGAGCGCGGCATCGTTGGCGATGACGACGGCGTTCCCGCCGATCGACGCGTCCGGATCGCCGTTCCTCGGCTTCCCAGACTCTCGAACGCGACCGACCTCGAGGCGCTGGCCGACGAACCCGGCGTTTCGGTGGTGTACGTGCCGGTCGACGGCAGCGACACTGCTCCTCTCGAGGGCGTCGACGCCGACGCGGTCGTCATTCCGGGCACGAAGAACACGGTCGATGACCTCCTAGCGCTGCGGGAGGCCGGGTTCCCCGACGCGCTCGCGGCCTTCGACGGGCCGATCGTCGGCGTCTGCGGCGGCTACCAACTGCTCGGCGAGCGGATTACCAACGCCGCGCTTGAGGGGACTGGTGAGGACGACACTGTCGAGGGATTAGGCCTGCTACCGGTCGAGACGCGATTCGAGGGCGACAAGCGCCTCAAGCAGACGGCGGTTCCCGTCGACGGAACTGCGTCGCCGCTGCTTTCGGGGGCCAACGGCCCCGCCTCGGGCTACGAGATCCACGCCGGACGAACGGCGACGCTCGACGACGTGAACCGTCCGCTCGGTGACTCGAGTGCAGCCCGCGGGCAGATACTCGGGACGTACCTGCACGGCCTGTTCGATAACGAATCGGTTCGAGCGGCGTTTCTCGAGCATGTCGCTGCGACGGCGGGCGTCGATCGGCCAGCGCATGCAGAATCCGTGGCGTCGACGGAACCGGATGCGACCGGACCGACGCCGTACGACCGAGCGGCGCGACTCGTCGACGAACACGTCGATCTGGCGGCGCTGGGCGAGCCGTTCGAATCGAACTGA
- a CDS encoding CopG family transcriptional regulator, with translation MAKDTVRYPDDVVEEIDSLVEDGMFESKSEFYRFSAEYVLTLIDSDHKVKTFNFDEIKTELDISEEDHAKALGADGGTFFLDAVINVRKHGLRSNYEAAERFIDTHYDETDQECIILEELLGTYRDESA, from the coding sequence ATGGCGAAGGATACCGTCAGGTACCCCGACGACGTGGTCGAGGAAATCGACTCGCTCGTCGAAGACGGTATGTTCGAGAGTAAGTCCGAGTTCTATCGCTTCTCCGCGGAGTACGTGCTCACCCTGATCGATTCCGACCACAAGGTGAAGACGTTCAACTTCGACGAGATCAAGACGGAACTCGATATCAGCGAGGAAGACCACGCCAAAGCGCTCGGAGCCGACGGTGGCACGTTCTTCCTCGACGCCGTCATCAACGTCCGAAAACACGGCCTGCGCAGCAACTATGAGGCCGCCGAGCGGTTCATCGACACCCACTACGACGAGACCGACCAGGAGTGTATCATCCTTGAGGAACTGCTCGGCACCTACCGCGACGAATCAGCGTAG
- a CDS encoding MTH865 family protein, protein MADEAELRAQLIDAFEGADYPVSSPMDLVPALPNGPGTKFESGDFSMTAMELSTKTSGGDFPYDDVESLVDDLLAELRERGEL, encoded by the coding sequence ATGGCAGACGAAGCCGAACTCCGAGCGCAACTGATCGATGCCTTCGAGGGCGCTGACTACCCGGTCTCGAGTCCAATGGATCTCGTCCCGGCGCTTCCGAACGGTCCAGGTACTAAGTTCGAGTCCGGCGACTTCTCGATGACCGCGATGGAGTTGAGCACGAAGACCTCCGGCGGTGACTTTCCGTACGATGACGTCGAGTCACTCGTCGACGACCTGCTTGCGGAACTCCGAGAGCGAGGCGAACTGTAA
- a CDS encoding bacterio-opsin activator domain-containing protein, with protein sequence MNGAYRSGPIVVVTDAREEESDLRTRLGRATEHDVRTVPATGDLDSALEADTDDSTGSETESATPSAVVLELDCPGEIQTILQRVHAMLATVPTIVAPQEGCERLATVSLRANATEYVPTEGDENPIDRIVSTVRSRSRPPENRDDGRYHRILANELPDEAFVIGEDGTYLEAKVRPDSADLYSTAADDLPGARLEDAFPDQVAAKLQDCIDQAIRNDDVQSVEYDAETTDGCRRFEARVVPIDQQIQGRSAVVWLARDITERVRREQQLRSRQDQLETLNRINAVVRQVIETLVEAPARDAIEREVCEQLVDSELYCGSWIAERTGDGRLSYRTGAGEAETYLDSVRDLSVEQERPVTQAVRTGEIRTTNRILEDETVPEPLQAAARKDDVRSAIAVPITHEDATYGVLTVLASRDDAFSERERAGFRLLGETIGFTIMAVKNRQLLFADTVVELEFRIDGGDTFSFDLSEMYDCTCALEWAGTTANGRTFQYVTIDGVGGETVLKEAQDHDSIEECRLIHDGEDNCTIEMRLAKSGVRTLANHGATIREVAVENGVGTCLVELSQTADVREIAEALTVVYENTELVAKREVDRPVRTAAQRRNRILDQLTDRQLTTLRLAYYGGFFDWPRESTGEEIAEAMDISPPTMHQHLRKGLKGILGEFFESGSHT encoded by the coding sequence ATGAACGGTGCATATCGATCTGGCCCGATCGTTGTCGTGACGGATGCTCGAGAGGAAGAGAGCGATCTCCGAACGCGACTCGGCAGGGCGACCGAACACGACGTTCGAACGGTCCCCGCGACCGGGGATCTCGATTCCGCTCTCGAGGCGGACACTGACGATTCGACTGGCAGTGAGACGGAATCGGCTACCCCGAGCGCCGTCGTCCTCGAACTCGACTGTCCCGGTGAAATACAGACCATCCTCCAGCGTGTCCACGCGATGCTGGCGACTGTCCCGACGATCGTCGCACCCCAAGAGGGATGCGAACGGCTCGCAACGGTTTCACTCAGGGCGAATGCGACCGAATACGTACCGACGGAAGGCGACGAGAACCCGATCGATCGGATCGTTTCAACGGTTCGGTCCCGATCGCGGCCGCCGGAGAACCGCGACGACGGCCGATACCACCGTATTCTCGCCAACGAACTGCCCGACGAAGCCTTCGTCATCGGCGAGGACGGCACCTACCTCGAGGCGAAGGTCCGGCCTGACTCGGCCGACCTGTACTCGACGGCAGCCGATGACCTTCCCGGAGCCCGACTCGAGGACGCGTTCCCCGACCAGGTCGCCGCGAAGCTACAGGACTGTATCGATCAGGCGATCAGGAACGACGATGTCCAGTCCGTCGAGTACGATGCGGAGACGACCGACGGATGCCGGCGATTCGAAGCCCGCGTCGTGCCGATCGATCAGCAAATTCAGGGTCGAAGCGCCGTCGTCTGGCTGGCCCGTGACATCACCGAACGGGTCCGGCGCGAACAGCAACTCAGATCGCGACAGGACCAACTCGAGACGCTCAACCGTATCAACGCGGTCGTCCGGCAGGTAATCGAGACGCTTGTCGAGGCACCGGCCCGGGACGCTATCGAACGCGAGGTCTGTGAGCAACTCGTTGATTCCGAACTGTACTGTGGATCGTGGATCGCCGAACGGACCGGTGACGGGCGACTGTCCTATCGGACCGGCGCAGGGGAGGCCGAGACCTATCTCGATAGCGTCCGCGATCTCTCCGTCGAACAGGAACGGCCGGTCACACAGGCAGTACGGACCGGTGAAATCCGAACGACGAATCGAATTCTCGAGGACGAGACGGTCCCCGAACCGCTCCAAGCGGCCGCACGCAAAGACGACGTCAGATCCGCGATCGCCGTCCCGATCACCCACGAGGACGCGACCTACGGCGTGCTCACCGTTCTCGCGAGCCGCGACGATGCGTTCAGCGAGCGCGAACGGGCAGGATTCAGGCTACTGGGCGAGACGATCGGCTTTACCATCATGGCGGTGAAGAACCGCCAGCTACTCTTTGCCGATACCGTCGTTGAACTCGAGTTCCGGATCGACGGCGGTGATACGTTCTCGTTCGATCTCTCCGAGATGTACGACTGTACCTGCGCCCTCGAGTGGGCTGGCACGACAGCGAACGGGCGCACCTTCCAGTATGTGACGATCGACGGAGTGGGCGGCGAGACGGTCCTCAAGGAGGCACAGGACCACGACTCTATCGAGGAGTGTCGGCTCATTCACGATGGCGAGGATAACTGTACGATCGAGATGCGGCTGGCGAAGTCGGGAGTTCGGACGCTCGCGAATCACGGAGCGACGATCCGCGAGGTCGCGGTCGAGAACGGGGTCGGGACCTGTCTGGTCGAACTCTCTCAGACCGCTGACGTCCGAGAGATCGCGGAGGCACTGACCGTCGTCTACGAGAATACCGAACTCGTCGCCAAACGGGAAGTCGACCGACCGGTTCGAACGGCGGCCCAACGCCGAAACCGGATCCTCGATCAACTCACCGACCGTCAACTCACGACGCTGCGACTCGCCTACTATGGTGGATTCTTCGACTGGCCGCGCGAAAGTACCGGCGAGGAGATCGCCGAGGCGATGGATATCTCACCACCGACGATGCACCAGCACCTTCGAAAGGGGCTCAAGGGGATCCTCGGGGAGTTCTTCGAGAGCGGCAGCCACACTTGA
- a CDS encoding peptidase M10A and M12B matrixin and adamalysin — protein sequence MASLGTLAYEAREPNETLSVRIWLSEQAATYEGVTDRIREYLSEILALEHWTLDLSIGGTVSVSTEDAARLMTRGEWPMAVAAGGLGRRDLEPVSDVNLLVTDGGMEEAPTGYGIPYIASVGGARHIADLEPFDEQLTDARRIVPNTASTRTIQVLVHEIGHALGLDHGHGVAFRYDGAVIATPMLSSYAWDPSYEADRSRCGTAIPSTPDELDKKLSLAFSSCARRELAAYDGGLFS from the coding sequence ATGGCCTCGCTGGGCACGCTGGCATACGAAGCGCGCGAACCCAACGAGACGCTTTCGGTTCGAATCTGGCTCTCGGAACAAGCCGCTACCTACGAGGGAGTCACCGACCGCATTCGAGAGTATCTCTCGGAGATACTCGCACTCGAGCACTGGACGCTCGACCTCTCTATTGGCGGGACCGTCTCGGTCTCGACCGAGGACGCTGCTCGGCTTATGACTCGTGGAGAGTGGCCGATGGCCGTCGCTGCGGGCGGACTCGGCCGACGCGACCTCGAGCCGGTCTCGGACGTCAACCTGCTGGTGACCGATGGGGGGATGGAAGAGGCACCGACCGGGTACGGCATTCCATACATCGCATCGGTCGGCGGGGCGCGACACATCGCCGACCTCGAGCCGTTCGACGAGCAACTCACCGACGCGCGTCGGATCGTTCCGAACACGGCATCGACACGAACAATTCAGGTTCTCGTCCATGAGATCGGACACGCACTCGGGTTGGACCACGGTCACGGCGTTGCGTTTCGCTACGATGGTGCCGTGATTGCGACGCCGATGCTCAGCAGTTACGCGTGGGACCCATCGTACGAGGCCGACCGCTCTCGTTGTGGCACGGCGATTCCGTCGACGCCGGACGAACTGGACAAGAAACTCAGTCTCGCTTTTTCGTCGTGTGCCCGCCGCGAACTCGCGGCGTACGACGGCGGGCTCTTCTCATAG
- a CDS encoding winged helix-turn-helix domain-containing protein, with protein sequence MKLRQPTDFLILEALEDKGRNVATNLAAHTEKSRKNINTRLPVLEDYGLVRKIGPAERSGLYEISSTGKAALVYQDQYDEVDDFEALIEGPNAGTDQDGETQASFARGENDDETDE encoded by the coding sequence GTGAAACTCCGCCAACCAACTGATTTCCTGATTCTCGAGGCGCTCGAGGATAAGGGACGAAACGTCGCAACGAACCTGGCCGCACACACGGAAAAGAGCCGGAAGAACATCAACACCAGACTGCCGGTGCTCGAAGATTACGGTCTCGTCCGCAAGATTGGACCCGCCGAGCGATCCGGTCTCTACGAGATCTCCTCGACGGGGAAAGCAGCGCTGGTGTACCAAGACCAGTACGACGAAGTCGACGACTTCGAAGCGCTCATCGAGGGGCCAAACGCGGGTACGGACCAAGATGGTGAAACGCAAGCCAGTTTCGCCCGCGGTGAGAACGACGACGAAACAGACGAGTAA
- the otsB gene encoding trehalose-phosphatase, with the protein MTGTETSPQPLEECLPRIRATLEEATGLLVCLDFDGTLAPIVDDPDAAVPTEPNQQAVTALSETPGATTAVVSGRALANVRERIDGPVIYAGNHGLELARNGSIAVHPVARKRTARVERLCAILETTLSSVPNCRIENKRLTATVHLRSVSAAAEPIVRRATHEVVDRFGGDDLAISTGKRILEIGPDFPWGKGNAVELIAADEPPGTAVIYIGDDVTDESAFRAVEPDGIGVRVGNDDLSSASCRVESPAAVASFLSWLESTLADRVDRTSTASATRISTDSVRSHYPDRW; encoded by the coding sequence ATGACAGGGACCGAGACATCACCGCAGCCGCTCGAGGAGTGTTTGCCACGGATCCGGGCGACGCTCGAGGAGGCCACCGGACTGCTGGTCTGTCTGGATTTCGACGGCACGCTCGCCCCGATCGTCGACGACCCGGACGCGGCGGTACCGACCGAGCCGAACCAGCAGGCAGTGACCGCGCTCAGTGAAACGCCGGGCGCGACCACGGCGGTCGTCAGTGGCCGTGCGCTGGCGAACGTCCGCGAGCGGATCGACGGGCCGGTGATCTACGCCGGCAATCACGGACTGGAACTCGCCCGCAATGGATCGATCGCCGTCCACCCGGTCGCTCGAAAACGCACCGCGCGAGTCGAACGGCTCTGTGCGATCCTCGAGACCACGCTATCGTCCGTGCCGAACTGCCGGATCGAAAACAAGCGCCTGACTGCGACGGTCCACCTCAGATCGGTTTCAGCGGCCGCAGAACCGATCGTTCGGCGGGCCACCCACGAGGTCGTCGACCGCTTCGGTGGCGACGACCTTGCGATTTCGACCGGGAAACGGATCCTCGAAATCGGGCCGGACTTCCCGTGGGGGAAGGGAAACGCGGTCGAGTTGATCGCCGCCGACGAGCCACCCGGTACGGCCGTCATCTATATCGGAGACGATGTCACCGACGAATCGGCGTTTCGGGCCGTCGAGCCGGACGGAATCGGTGTCCGAGTCGGTAACGACGACCTCTCGAGTGCGTCCTGTCGGGTCGAGTCACCCGCTGCCGTCGCGTCGTTTCTCTCATGGCTCGAATCGACTCTGGCCGACCGTGTCGATCGAACGAGCACGGCGTCGGCGACACGAATTAGTACTGATAGCGTGCGCAGTCACTATCCAGATCGGTGGTAG
- a CDS encoding trehalose-6-phosphate synthase has translation MRVTERLSSTTVRNRQRRADGRGRADDGSASDGPSCPGSLIVVSNRQPYRHEYEDKDENDSVTPSDSGSSSPDGNGTTLMGADGGTHSTAETRSITVDEPTGGLTAGLDPVVQRTDGTWIAWGDGDADFTVTDERNCVAVPPDEEAYTLRRLELSDEAVDSYYYGFSNQVLWPLCHGFPDLIEDRSNDFEWYRTVNERFAEAVADHATDDSVIWIQDYHLALAPRMVQESVPAGATVAHFWHIPWPSPETFRHCPAGGRILEGLLGNDLLGFHVERYADQFLNCVDRFLPKATVDRARRTVRYDGRTTRVVATPMGVDAESYERDAQSSDPDQLSDLFEEYGIPQGTTIGLGLDRLDYTKGIPERLAALERFFERNPGWRGEFTFVQKATPSRTEIGTYEQYGELVRSEVQRINRRFETDDWRPIVYTEDMLSQTDICALYRRADVMVVSPLIDGMNLVAQEYVAASIDGDSALVLSDRTGAHERLGSHALTIDPTDTDGFTDQLEHALSMSPYERRRRMNTLRQRVFNNDLESWMDTQFDWIRRVHGDHQQTETGTDTDSDSREPTPPV, from the coding sequence ATGCGAGTTACCGAGCGGTTGTCGTCGACGACTGTACGCAATCGACAGCGACGGGCCGACGGCCGCGGACGAGCAGATGATGGGTCTGCGTCTGACGGTCCCAGCTGTCCCGGTTCGTTGATCGTTGTCTCGAACCGGCAACCGTATCGTCACGAGTATGAAGACAAGGACGAGAACGATTCCGTCACACCGTCGGATTCCGGCTCCTCGAGCCCCGACGGAAACGGAACCACGTTGATGGGAGCTGACGGCGGTACCCATTCGACGGCCGAAACGCGATCGATCACGGTCGATGAGCCGACCGGTGGGCTGACCGCCGGTCTCGATCCCGTGGTTCAGCGGACTGATGGCACCTGGATCGCCTGGGGTGACGGCGACGCGGACTTCACCGTCACGGACGAGCGAAACTGCGTGGCCGTGCCGCCCGACGAGGAGGCCTACACGCTCCGCCGGCTCGAGCTCTCCGACGAGGCGGTCGATTCCTACTACTATGGGTTCAGCAACCAAGTGCTCTGGCCGCTTTGTCACGGCTTTCCCGACTTGATCGAGGATCGATCGAACGACTTCGAGTGGTATCGGACGGTCAACGAGCGGTTCGCCGAGGCGGTGGCCGATCACGCGACGGACGATTCAGTAATCTGGATACAGGACTACCACCTCGCGCTCGCGCCGCGGATGGTCCAGGAGTCGGTCCCCGCCGGCGCGACCGTCGCCCACTTCTGGCACATCCCGTGGCCGTCGCCCGAGACATTCCGGCACTGCCCCGCCGGCGGCCGTATTCTCGAGGGACTGCTGGGTAACGACCTGCTCGGTTTCCACGTCGAGCGGTACGCCGATCAGTTCCTGAACTGTGTCGATCGATTCCTCCCGAAGGCGACCGTCGACCGCGCCCGCCGGACGGTCCGCTACGATGGACGAACGACCCGTGTCGTGGCAACGCCGATGGGTGTTGACGCTGAATCGTACGAGCGGGACGCACAGTCGAGCGATCCCGACCAGCTCTCCGATCTGTTCGAGGAGTACGGAATTCCACAGGGAACGACGATCGGTCTCGGTCTGGACCGCCTCGACTACACGAAAGGGATCCCCGAACGGTTAGCGGCGCTCGAGCGCTTCTTCGAGCGAAATCCGGGATGGCGCGGCGAGTTCACGTTCGTCCAGAAAGCAACCCCCTCGCGCACGGAGATCGGCACCTACGAGCAGTACGGTGAACTCGTCCGCAGCGAGGTCCAACGGATCAACCGTCGCTTCGAAACGGACGACTGGCGGCCAATCGTCTATACTGAAGACATGCTGTCTCAGACGGACATCTGTGCACTCTATCGTCGCGCGGACGTGATGGTGGTCAGTCCGCTGATCGACGGCATGAACCTCGTCGCACAGGAGTACGTTGCCGCGAGCATCGACGGCGACAGCGCGCTGGTACTGAGCGACCGGACCGGCGCACACGAACGGCTCGGTTCGCACGCACTGACGATCGATCCGACCGATACCGACGGATTCACGGACCAACTCGAGCACGCGCTCTCGATGTCGCCGTACGAGCGCCGCCGGCGGATGAACACGCTCCGTCAGCGCGTCTTCAACAATGATCTCGAGTCGTGGATGGATACCCAGTTCGACTGGATCCGGCGCGTTCACGGTGACCACCAGCAAACCGAAACGGGTACTGACACTGACTCCGACTCCCGGGAACCGACTCCGCCAGTGTAG